Proteins co-encoded in one Flavobacteriaceae bacterium MAR_2009_75 genomic window:
- a CDS encoding peroxiredoxin, which translates to MRKILASLCILIGLSACNQKPEGYTFQGNLTGEVANGTNVYLRAVGENGQPVDVDTTTVENGKFVFTGQAETPEMHYVFVDQLMGYTAVIIENGEIQLTAQKDSLGMAQVKGTLQNDIFADYVEKSKELTQQAQSIQQDMQQANISRDTATAISLRDEMNELQESYKNFELDYIKSHPEALISALLIDRALGTRTVTAEEAQEMYDALSPEIKETKTAKTISEKLEAQKQAEANEKNTSIGAKAPNFTAPDPEGKDLALEDILGKVTLVDFWAAWCKPCRAENPNVLAVYNKYHDKGLNILGVSLDRTADAWKKAIEDDGLVWNHVSHVSYFNDPIAKLYNVNAIPAAFLLDENGIIVAKNLRGPALEEKIAELLN; encoded by the coding sequence ATGAGAAAAATACTAGCGTCATTATGCATTTTAATAGGCTTGTCGGCCTGTAACCAAAAACCTGAAGGATATACATTTCAGGGTAATTTGACCGGAGAAGTCGCAAACGGCACCAATGTCTATTTAAGAGCGGTTGGTGAAAATGGCCAACCCGTAGATGTTGATACCACCACTGTTGAAAACGGAAAATTTGTTTTTACGGGTCAAGCCGAAACACCTGAAATGCACTATGTGTTTGTGGATCAGTTAATGGGATATACCGCTGTCATTATCGAAAACGGTGAAATTCAGCTTACTGCACAAAAAGATAGCTTGGGCATGGCGCAGGTAAAAGGAACACTTCAAAACGATATTTTCGCAGATTACGTGGAAAAATCAAAAGAATTGACCCAACAGGCCCAATCAATTCAGCAAGATATGCAGCAAGCCAATATAAGTCGAGATACGGCTACTGCTATCTCTTTGCGTGATGAGATGAATGAATTACAAGAGTCATATAAGAATTTTGAGCTCGACTATATAAAAAGTCACCCTGAAGCCTTGATTTCGGCATTACTTATCGATAGAGCTTTGGGCACTCGTACAGTTACTGCCGAAGAAGCTCAAGAAATGTATGACGCTCTATCACCTGAAATAAAAGAAACCAAAACGGCCAAAACAATTTCAGAGAAATTAGAGGCCCAAAAGCAGGCCGAAGCCAATGAGAAGAACACTTCTATTGGTGCAAAAGCCCCGAATTTTACAGCTCCTGACCCTGAAGGTAAAGACTTAGCTCTTGAAGATATTTTGGGCAAAGTTACCCTTGTCGATTTTTGGGCCGCTTGGTGCAAACCTTGTAGAGCTGAAAACCCGAACGTACTTGCTGTTTACAACAAATATCATGATAAGGGATTGAATATCTTAGGAGTTTCTTTGGATCGAACAGCCGACGCATGGAAAAAAGCCATCGAAGATGATGGTTTGGTTTGGAACCATGTATCGCATGTCTCGTATTTTAATGACCCAATTGCAAAACTCTACAACGTTAATGCGATACCTGCAGCATTTCTTTTAGATGAGAATGGGATAATTGTTGCAAAAAACTTAAGAGGTCCGGCACTTGAAGAGAAAATAGCTGAGCTTTTGAATTAA
- a CDS encoding FAD/FMN-containing dehydrogenase has translation MNKNLLLDLGNLLEGQLLSDKLTKALYATDASVYRKIPLAVIYPKTVDDIKKVIGFANEHKVGLIPRTAGTSLAGQCVGEGIVVDVSRHLNQILSFDENRKQITVQPGVVRDELNQYLAPYGLFFGPNTSTANRCMIGGMVGNNSSGTTSIQYGVTRDHVVSMKTILSDGSEAEFGALSEEEFNLKLKGSNFESKVYKNLFNELSNKSIRDDIVSEFPKPEIHRRNTGYAVDELLHNSVFGALEEDFNMCKLLSGSEGTLAFTTEITLQLHDLPPSFSAMVITHYNTLEDCLSDVAPVMEHSLHLCEMMDKVILDCTKNNREQLKNRFFVEGDPAALLMLELKADTEADLTNQIAALQTTIANSGLSYANPVLYGNDINKAIELRKAGLGLLGNMVGDKKAVACIEDTAVAVEDLSDFIAEFSKIMKGYGQSAVYYAHAGAGELHLRPILNLKKSEDVGLFRDITTDVAKLTKKYKGSFSGEHGDGIVRAEFIPLMIGEKNYELLKRVKSYFDPNNIFNPGKIVDAYPMDESLRYEIDRSEPQIETFFDFSDSEGILKAAEKCNGSGDCRKTENMKGAMCPSYHATRNEKDTTRGRANALREFLTTSDKKNKFDQKELKEVFDYCLSCKACSSECPSNVDVATLKAEFLYQYQEANGYSLRSKLFAHNTKLNRLGSKVAGLTNAVYDSSLFGGILKKSANVASERSLPKVYSFNFNNHLQQFKNQYETPKRKVVLYIDEFSQFLDIDLGKDAIELLTRLGYDVQLFYGESGRSYLSKGFLKQAKKLALKNIEELKKFMKQNLPVIGLEPSAILTFRDEYKRFSDDSEVTNAIALNSFLLEEFLSQEIQKGELTSEVFTKEAKTVKIHNHCHQKALSNQKVTFDVLNLPENYTVSIISSGCCGMAGSFGYEKEHYEVSMKIGELKLFPAVRKSAEDTIISANGTSCRHQIYDGTKRKALHPATILKNALV, from the coding sequence TTGAATAAAAATTTACTTCTTGACCTCGGCAACTTACTTGAAGGGCAATTATTATCCGATAAGTTGACCAAAGCACTATACGCTACCGATGCTTCCGTATACAGAAAAATACCCTTGGCGGTAATCTATCCGAAAACCGTCGATGACATCAAAAAAGTTATTGGTTTTGCCAATGAGCATAAAGTTGGTCTAATTCCGCGAACAGCTGGTACATCTTTGGCCGGTCAATGTGTTGGTGAAGGTATTGTTGTAGATGTTTCACGACACCTCAATCAAATTCTATCGTTCGATGAGAATCGAAAACAGATTACCGTACAACCGGGAGTTGTTCGTGATGAGCTGAATCAATACCTGGCACCATACGGACTTTTTTTCGGGCCTAATACATCTACCGCTAATCGTTGTATGATCGGTGGCATGGTAGGCAATAATTCTTCAGGTACCACATCGATCCAGTATGGCGTTACCAGAGACCATGTAGTTTCAATGAAAACGATTCTTTCAGATGGTAGTGAGGCGGAATTCGGAGCACTCTCCGAAGAAGAATTTAATTTAAAACTGAAAGGCAGTAACTTTGAATCTAAAGTTTATAAAAACCTATTTAATGAGCTATCTAATAAGAGTATACGAGATGATATAGTTTCAGAATTTCCGAAGCCGGAAATACATCGAAGAAATACAGGCTATGCTGTAGATGAGCTTTTGCATAATTCAGTTTTTGGAGCGCTCGAGGAAGACTTTAACATGTGTAAATTGCTTAGCGGAAGTGAAGGAACCTTAGCTTTTACTACCGAAATTACGTTGCAGCTACACGATTTACCACCATCTTTTTCTGCGATGGTAATTACCCACTATAATACACTTGAAGATTGCCTTTCTGATGTGGCACCCGTGATGGAGCATTCGTTACATCTTTGCGAAATGATGGATAAAGTGATTTTAGACTGTACCAAAAATAATCGGGAACAGCTGAAAAACCGCTTTTTTGTAGAAGGTGATCCAGCTGCTTTGTTGATGTTGGAATTAAAGGCGGACACAGAGGCCGACTTAACCAATCAAATTGCCGCATTGCAGACCACAATAGCTAATTCTGGGTTGAGTTATGCCAATCCCGTACTCTATGGCAATGATATCAACAAGGCGATCGAGCTGAGAAAGGCCGGTCTCGGGCTTTTAGGCAATATGGTGGGGGATAAGAAAGCCGTTGCCTGTATCGAAGATACCGCTGTGGCCGTTGAAGATTTGAGTGATTTTATTGCAGAGTTCAGTAAAATTATGAAGGGTTACGGGCAAAGTGCTGTTTACTATGCGCATGCTGGTGCGGGAGAGCTTCACCTAAGACCGATATTGAATCTGAAAAAGTCCGAAGATGTCGGTCTGTTCAGAGATATTACTACCGATGTAGCTAAATTGACAAAAAAATATAAAGGCTCTTTTAGTGGGGAGCATGGTGATGGTATTGTTCGAGCAGAGTTTATTCCCTTAATGATAGGTGAGAAGAACTATGAATTGCTCAAAAGGGTGAAGTCTTATTTTGACCCTAATAATATTTTCAATCCAGGTAAAATAGTTGATGCCTATCCGATGGATGAGTCGTTACGGTATGAAATAGACCGTTCAGAGCCTCAAATTGAAACCTTTTTCGATTTTTCCGATAGTGAAGGTATTCTGAAAGCTGCCGAAAAGTGTAATGGTAGTGGCGATTGTAGAAAAACCGAGAATATGAAGGGGGCGATGTGCCCTAGTTACCACGCTACTAGAAATGAAAAAGATACAACTAGGGGGCGCGCAAATGCATTACGGGAATTTCTGACTACCTCTGACAAAAAAAATAAGTTCGATCAGAAAGAACTTAAAGAGGTTTTTGATTATTGTCTAAGTTGTAAGGCCTGTTCTAGTGAATGTCCAAGTAATGTCGACGTTGCCACTTTAAAAGCTGAATTTTTATACCAGTATCAAGAAGCGAACGGGTATTCTTTACGTAGCAAACTCTTTGCCCACAACACGAAATTGAATCGCCTGGGCAGTAAGGTTGCAGGTCTCACCAACGCCGTTTATGATTCTAGTTTATTCGGTGGCATTCTAAAGAAATCGGCAAATGTAGCGAGCGAAAGAAGTTTGCCAAAAGTTTACAGTTTTAATTTTAATAATCACCTTCAACAATTTAAAAATCAATATGAAACACCTAAAAGAAAGGTTGTGTTATATATTGATGAATTCAGTCAGTTTTTAGATATTGACTTGGGTAAAGATGCTATTGAATTGCTGACTCGTTTAGGTTACGATGTGCAGCTTTTTTATGGTGAAAGTGGCAGGTCTTATCTTTCAAAAGGCTTCTTGAAACAAGCTAAAAAATTAGCATTGAAAAATATTGAGGAGCTCAAAAAATTCATGAAACAGAACCTACCGGTCATAGGTTTGGAGCCTTCGGCAATCTTGACATTTCGCGATGAATACAAAAGATTTTCTGATGATTCAGAGGTAACCAATGCAATTGCCTTAAATTCATTTTTATTGGAAGAATTTCTATCACAGGAGATTCAGAAGGGTGAATTAACCTCCGAGGTTTTTACCAAAGAGGCTAAAACAGTAAAGATTCATAATCACTGTCACCAAAAGGCTTTGAGCAATCAAAAAGTCACTTTTGATGTACTCAATCTGCCTGAGAACTATACGGTGTCTATCATCAGCTCGGGTTGCTGCGGTATGGCAGGCTCTTTTGGTTACGAAAAAGAACACTATGAGGTGAGTATGAAAATTGGTGAGTTAAAACTTTTTCCTGCAGTTAGAAAAAGTGCTGAGGACACTATTATTTCTGCGAACGGTACAAGTTGTAGACATCAAATTTACGATGGCACAAAAAGAAAGGCGCTTCACCCGGCCACTATTTTGAAGAATGCTTTAGTTTAA
- a CDS encoding UDP-2,3-diacylglucosamine pyrophosphatase LpxH has protein sequence MKKRKLEVAVISDVHLGTLASHADELITYLNSIQPKQLVLNGDIVDVGEFHKNYFPPNHMKVIRKILAMASKGTQVYYVTGNHDDILRKLSGTSMGNLHIVNKLVLEMDGKKAWFFHGDVFDTTLRNAKSLAKFGSKGYKLLININKLNYWLFNKLGRENHSLSQKIKRDTNATKHIRGFERSAVDMAIEKGYDYVICGHLHLSKKEKHTTKKGSCTYLNSGDWTENLTALEYSLKRWKVYRYNHDKLSPFFMDEELKQMDMQELVEAIATQKEEKQRRKNRKSQR, from the coding sequence TTGAAAAAACGCAAATTAGAAGTTGCCGTAATCTCAGATGTACATTTGGGCACTTTGGCCAGTCATGCCGACGAACTTATCACTTATTTGAACAGTATTCAGCCCAAGCAATTGGTCTTGAACGGAGATATTGTCGACGTAGGTGAATTTCACAAGAATTACTTTCCGCCAAACCACATGAAAGTTATTCGTAAAATTTTGGCCATGGCATCGAAAGGAACACAAGTTTATTATGTGACGGGAAATCACGATGACATACTTCGAAAACTAAGCGGCACATCGATGGGCAATTTACATATCGTAAACAAATTGGTGCTTGAGATGGATGGAAAAAAAGCCTGGTTCTTTCATGGAGATGTTTTCGATACTACGCTTCGAAATGCAAAATCTCTAGCAAAATTTGGTTCAAAAGGATATAAATTATTAATTAACATAAATAAACTCAACTATTGGTTATTCAATAAATTAGGAAGAGAAAATCACTCACTTTCCCAAAAAATAAAAAGAGATACAAACGCCACTAAACACATTAGAGGTTTTGAAAGATCTGCAGTCGATATGGCCATCGAAAAAGGGTATGATTATGTGATATGCGGTCACTTGCATTTATCAAAAAAAGAGAAGCACACTACAAAAAAAGGAAGTTGTACCTATTTGAATTCCGGTGACTGGACGGAAAACCTGACTGCTTTAGAATATTCGTTGAAACGTTGGAAAGTCTACCGTTACAATCACGATAAACTTTCTCCTTTCTTTATGGATGAGGAATTAAAACAAATGGATATGCAAGAGCTTGTTGAGGCCATTGCGACCCAAAAAGAAGAGAAGCAACGGCGAAAGAACAGAAAATCACAACGCTAA
- a CDS encoding chorismate synthase produces MAGNTFGNIFKLSTFGESHGAAIGGVLDGCPSGIQLNLEAIQTDLNRRKPGQSAIVTQRKEPDTVEFYSGIFEGKTTGTPIGFAIHNTNQKSKDYSHIKDSYRPSHADYVYDKKYGFRDYRGGGRSSARETASRVVAGAIAKQFLAGIKINAFVSQVGTLKMDKPYQELDFSKIESNPVRCPDQEMAAKMEEYIKEVRGEGDTIGGIITCVAQNVPVGLGEPVFDKLHAELGKAMLSINAVKGFEYGSGFEGVQMKGSAHNDQFNSDGSTQSNHSGGIQGGISNGMDIYFNVAFKPVATIIQPYETIDKEGNKVQTKGKGRHDPCVVPRAVPIVEAMTALVLADYTLLNRTIKGKL; encoded by the coding sequence ATGGCAGGCAATACTTTCGGGAATATTTTTAAGCTCTCTACATTCGGTGAATCTCACGGGGCAGCTATTGGAGGGGTTTTAGATGGATGTCCTTCTGGAATACAATTAAATCTCGAAGCGATACAAACAGACTTAAACCGTAGAAAACCTGGTCAATCGGCAATTGTCACGCAACGCAAAGAGCCTGATACGGTAGAGTTTTACTCCGGCATTTTCGAAGGAAAAACTACTGGTACGCCTATCGGTTTTGCGATACACAATACCAATCAAAAATCGAAAGATTATTCGCATATAAAAGATTCATACCGACCATCGCACGCCGATTATGTGTATGATAAAAAATATGGGTTTCGCGATTATCGCGGTGGCGGACGAAGTTCGGCGCGTGAAACGGCAAGTAGGGTAGTGGCCGGGGCTATTGCCAAACAGTTTCTTGCGGGCATTAAAATAAATGCCTTTGTGTCTCAAGTCGGAACATTAAAAATGGACAAGCCCTATCAAGAGCTTGACTTTTCAAAAATAGAATCGAATCCCGTAAGGTGCCCAGATCAGGAGATGGCCGCCAAAATGGAAGAGTATATAAAAGAGGTTCGCGGTGAAGGCGACACCATTGGAGGTATTATTACCTGTGTTGCCCAAAATGTACCTGTAGGTTTGGGCGAACCCGTTTTCGATAAACTTCATGCCGAGTTGGGTAAGGCCATGCTCAGTATCAATGCCGTTAAGGGATTTGAATATGGCAGTGGTTTCGAAGGTGTGCAAATGAAAGGCAGTGCGCATAACGACCAGTTCAATAGTGACGGTAGCACCCAATCGAACCACAGTGGCGGAATTCAAGGCGGTATCAGTAACGGTATGGATATCTACTTCAATGTGGCTTTTAAGCCTGTGGCTACAATAATTCAGCCGTACGAGACCATAGATAAAGAGGGCAACAAAGTGCAGACCAAAGGTAAAGGTAGACACGATCCTTGTGTTGTGCCCAGGGCAGTACCGATAGTAGAGGCCATGACCGCTTTGGTTTTAGCAGATTATACCTTACTTAATCGAACTATAAAGGGAAAATTATAG
- a CDS encoding Na+/H+-dicarboxylate symporter: protein MRKLELHWKILIGMVLGILFGFFMTIFEWGPEFVQDWINPFGSIFVKLLKLIAIPLILASLVKGISDLKDISKFRNIGLRTIAIYIGTTVVAITIGLLLVNVLQPGNGISEETIAQLTETYSNDSGVTSKLEEASRQKDSGPLQFLEDMVPDNAFKALGDNSSMLQVIFFTIFLGISMLLIGEKKAKPLKKFFDALNDVVLKMVDLIMLTAPIAVFALLANVVVSSGDPDILLALLKYAGVVVLGLLLMIVFYSLVVATFTRYNPWTFLQKISPAQLLAFSTSSSAATLPVTMERVEEHIGVDKEISSFVLPVGATINMDGTSLYQGVAAVFIAQALSFDLTFGGQLTIVLTALLASIGSAAVPGAGMVMLVIVLEAIGFPADKLAIGLALIFAVDRPLDMLRTVVNITGDACVSMMVAKSVGKTIKPKVKNWDDNLEDVK, encoded by the coding sequence ATGCGAAAACTGGAATTACATTGGAAGATCCTAATAGGAATGGTCTTAGGTATTCTTTTTGGCTTTTTTATGACCATTTTCGAATGGGGACCTGAATTTGTTCAAGATTGGATAAATCCCTTCGGAAGTATTTTCGTAAAACTCTTAAAGCTTATTGCAATTCCGTTGATTCTTGCCTCTTTGGTCAAAGGTATTTCTGATTTAAAGGATATTTCAAAGTTCAGAAACATTGGGCTTAGAACTATCGCCATTTATATCGGTACAACCGTTGTGGCCATTACCATTGGCCTTCTATTGGTCAACGTATTGCAACCGGGTAATGGAATTTCTGAAGAAACCATAGCCCAGTTGACCGAAACATATTCCAACGATAGCGGTGTTACCTCTAAATTGGAGGAGGCTTCGAGACAGAAAGATAGTGGACCGTTACAATTTTTGGAAGATATGGTTCCTGATAATGCCTTTAAGGCTTTGGGAGACAATAGTTCTATGCTACAGGTGATATTTTTCACCATTTTCTTGGGCATCTCTATGCTATTGATTGGGGAGAAAAAAGCAAAACCGTTAAAAAAATTCTTTGATGCCCTGAACGATGTAGTCTTGAAAATGGTCGATTTAATAATGCTAACGGCGCCCATTGCCGTATTCGCATTGTTGGCCAATGTTGTGGTCTCATCAGGTGACCCTGATATTTTGTTGGCCTTGTTGAAATATGCAGGTGTAGTGGTTCTTGGGCTTTTATTGATGATTGTTTTTTACAGTTTGGTGGTGGCTACTTTTACACGCTATAACCCCTGGACTTTTTTGCAAAAGATAAGTCCTGCCCAATTATTGGCATTTAGCACCAGTTCAAGTGCCGCAACATTACCTGTTACCATGGAAAGGGTAGAGGAGCATATTGGGGTAGACAAAGAGATTTCCAGTTTTGTACTCCCGGTCGGTGCGACCATCAATATGGACGGTACCAGCCTTTATCAGGGGGTGGCCGCCGTTTTTATTGCGCAGGCACTTAGTTTTGATTTGACCTTCGGCGGTCAATTGACCATTGTTTTAACGGCCTTATTGGCCTCAATAGGTTCTGCTGCGGTACCGGGAGCCGGAATGGTGATGTTGGTCATTGTATTGGAAGCCATTGGCTTTCCTGCCGATAAACTAGCTATTGGCCTGGCATTGATTTTTGCCGTCGATAGACCGTTAGATATGCTGCGTACGGTAGTTAATATCACAGGCGATGCCTGTGTTTCTATGATGGTGGCCAAATCTGTAGGCAAGACCATCAAGCCAAAAGTTAAAAATTGGGATGATAATTTAGAGGACGTAAAATAA
- a CDS encoding putative DCC family thiol-disulfide oxidoreductase YuxK, with amino-acid sequence MESNKKIILFDGVCNLCNNAVQFVIKRDENDVFRYAALQSEVGRQLTKERGIDTSTVDSIILIDPGTAYYTKSTAALEIGKGLKGYRTISSILSVIPSNLRDIVYDFIAKNRYKWYGRKDQCMVPNPELQSKFL; translated from the coding sequence GTGGAAAGCAATAAAAAAATCATTCTTTTTGACGGGGTTTGCAATCTTTGCAACAATGCCGTACAGTTTGTTATCAAAAGAGACGAAAATGATGTGTTTCGCTATGCCGCCCTGCAAAGTGAGGTGGGCCGGCAATTGACCAAAGAGCGTGGTATTGATACATCTACGGTAGATTCCATTATATTAATCGATCCCGGTACCGCCTACTACACCAAATCTACCGCTGCACTTGAAATCGGTAAGGGGTTGAAAGGGTATCGTACCATTTCATCGATACTCTCCGTTATTCCCAGTAATTTGCGCGATATCGTATATGATTTTATAGCCAAGAACCGATACAAATGGTACGGTAGAAAAGACCAATGTATGGTGCCCAACCCAGAACTGCAATCAAAATTTCTTTGA
- a CDS encoding DNA mismatch repair protein MutS2 — MAGIHPKTLQDLEFPTVLQQVAARCTTELGKEKALELSPFTEEEFILEQLGQTAEYLSSFVSENRIPPHGFEGIDKELQLLGIENTAMEIGSFRKIGSICLTVNALKKFLKKFKEYYPLLFASSESVDTNTEIPNYIDTVIDRFGEVQDKASDKLFTIRRQMLQVKGKIGQSFASALNTYNGSDYLDDIRESVVENRRVLAVKAMYRRKVKGTVMGTSKTGSIVYIEPEATLKYSRELNNLEFDEKEEVQRILKELTDRIRPFAPQLAVYQSFLAHVDITSAKAKYASDTNSLLPEINSEKRLYLRDAYHPLLFLSNTLKKEKTYPQTIELHDENRIIVISGPNAGGKSITLKTIGLLQVMLQSGLLIPVHERSSVFFFDMILTDIGDNQSIENHLSTYSYRLKNMNNFLRLCNDNTLFLIDEFGTGSDPELGGALAEAFLEVFYERKAYGVITTHYANLKALANELPYATNANMLFDGRTLEPTFQLVLGEAGSSFTFEVAQKNGIPYSLINKAKKKIERGKVRFDATIAKLQKERSKMARTGSRLQEEESKAKEEAARLEKLNAKIKSKLENYQELYDHDQRMIQLGNKVNKAADKYFRDKKKRSLVSEMLRIVETENSKRKKRTAKEAKAERTKKAQVAQEVQKEVKVIREKKKVEKQKAVQKEKNKPRPVFKVGDRVRMQDGKAVGSIDSLEKGKAIVNYGMFTTNVSVDQLELVERKK, encoded by the coding sequence ATGGCAGGTATTCACCCCAAAACATTACAAGATTTAGAATTTCCAACGGTACTCCAACAGGTGGCTGCTCGTTGTACTACGGAACTGGGTAAAGAAAAAGCTTTAGAGCTTTCCCCATTTACGGAAGAAGAGTTCATTTTAGAGCAGTTGGGCCAAACCGCCGAGTACCTTTCTTCTTTTGTGAGCGAAAACCGCATTCCACCTCACGGCTTTGAAGGTATAGATAAAGAACTTCAGCTATTGGGCATCGAGAATACAGCCATGGAAATTGGCAGTTTTCGTAAAATTGGCAGTATCTGTCTAACGGTAAATGCACTAAAAAAATTCCTAAAAAAATTTAAGGAATATTATCCCCTACTTTTCGCATCATCAGAATCAGTCGACACCAATACCGAAATACCTAATTATATAGACACCGTTATCGACCGTTTTGGTGAAGTACAAGACAAGGCTTCTGACAAGCTTTTTACGATTCGTAGGCAGATGCTTCAAGTTAAGGGTAAAATCGGACAAAGCTTTGCCTCTGCCCTGAATACTTACAATGGTTCCGATTATCTAGATGATATTCGAGAATCCGTTGTAGAGAACAGGCGTGTTTTGGCAGTAAAAGCCATGTACCGCAGAAAAGTGAAGGGTACGGTTATGGGCACTTCCAAAACAGGGAGCATTGTATACATCGAACCGGAAGCCACTCTAAAATATAGTAGAGAACTGAATAACCTCGAGTTTGATGAAAAAGAGGAAGTGCAGCGAATACTTAAGGAATTAACGGACCGTATACGGCCATTTGCCCCTCAATTGGCCGTATACCAATCTTTTTTAGCCCACGTTGATATCACCTCGGCAAAAGCCAAATATGCTTCGGACACGAATTCTTTGCTTCCTGAAATCAATTCGGAAAAGCGACTGTATCTTAGAGACGCCTATCATCCGCTCTTATTTTTAAGCAATACCTTAAAAAAGGAAAAGACCTACCCGCAGACCATAGAATTGCATGACGAAAATCGAATTATCGTGATTTCCGGTCCTAATGCAGGGGGTAAAAGTATCACTTTAAAGACTATCGGTTTACTTCAAGTAATGCTTCAATCAGGGCTCTTAATACCCGTTCATGAAAGGAGTTCGGTCTTCTTTTTTGATATGATTTTGACAGATATTGGTGATAATCAATCTATAGAAAATCACTTAAGTACGTACAGCTATCGTTTAAAGAACATGAACAACTTTTTACGATTGTGCAATGACAACACCTTATTCTTGATCGATGAATTCGGTACGGGTAGTGATCCCGAGCTGGGCGGTGCACTTGCAGAAGCCTTTTTAGAGGTGTTCTATGAAAGAAAGGCCTATGGAGTAATTACTACCCACTATGCAAATTTAAAGGCTTTGGCCAATGAACTTCCATATGCTACCAATGCCAACATGCTTTTTGATGGCCGCACCCTAGAGCCTACTTTTCAATTGGTCTTGGGAGAAGCGGGTAGCTCCTTTACGTTTGAAGTGGCCCAAAAAAACGGCATCCCCTACTCCTTGATCAATAAGGCCAAGAAAAAAATCGAGCGGGGCAAGGTGCGTTTTGATGCGACTATAGCCAAACTACAAAAAGAGCGCAGTAAAATGGCCCGAACGGGCTCTAGACTGCAAGAAGAGGAAAGTAAGGCTAAGGAAGAAGCGGCACGATTGGAGAAATTAAATGCCAAAATCAAGAGCAAACTGGAAAACTATCAAGAACTCTATGATCATGATCAGCGCATGATCCAATTGGGCAATAAGGTGAACAAAGCAGCGGATAAGTATTTTAGAGATAAGAAAAAGCGCTCATTAGTGTCGGAAATGCTCCGAATCGTTGAAACTGAAAACAGTAAGCGTAAAAAGAGAACGGCCAAAGAGGCCAAAGCGGAACGTACCAAAAAAGCACAGGTAGCCCAAGAAGTACAAAAGGAGGTCAAGGTCATTCGCGAAAAGAAAAAGGTAGAGAAACAGAAAGCCGTTCAAAAGGAAAAGAACAAACCTAGACCTGTTTTTAAGGTGGGAGACCGTGTACGTATGCAAGACGGCAAGGCCGTAGGCAGTATAGATTCTTTAGAAAAAGGCAAGGCCATTGTCAACTACGGTATGTTCACCACAAATGTAAGTGTAGACCAGTTAGAATTGGTGGAAAGAAAGAAATAA